In Lactobacillus sp. PV012, one genomic interval encodes:
- a CDS encoding site-specific integrase: protein MSRKKYSTKLFYKYYLDWIHLYKENAIRPVTLDKYYLVQRTLKEIAPELHMNELDRKSYQNLLNIYAQTHEKTTTLDFHHHLKASLFDAVDDGIIKMDPTRRAIIKGTVTKKKRPKFLNLFELQILLRSLNLGSELNWDWFILLVAKTGLRFAEALALTPEDFDYEKQSIKINKSWNYKENVGHFQPTKNPSSNRIVMVDWQIMQQFKQLTENKMPKKPIFFEENQRVYNSTLNQRLASYCKKAGIPPISIHGLRHTHASLLLYEGVSVASVAKRLGHSNTTTTQETYIHIIQELENKDNDKILYHLRKL, encoded by the coding sequence ATGTCACGAAAAAAGTACAGTACAAAGTTGTTTTACAAGTATTATTTGGACTGGATTCATCTCTATAAAGAGAATGCAATTCGTCCAGTTACCCTGGATAAGTATTACCTTGTTCAACGCACTTTAAAGGAAATTGCTCCAGAGCTACATATGAATGAACTAGATCGTAAAAGCTATCAAAATTTGCTTAATATCTATGCACAAACTCATGAAAAAACAACTACGCTTGATTTCCACCATCATTTAAAAGCTAGTCTATTTGATGCAGTAGATGACGGCATAATTAAAATGGATCCTACCAGAAGAGCAATTATTAAGGGAACTGTAACGAAGAAGAAAAGACCAAAGTTTCTTAATCTTTTCGAACTTCAAATTTTATTAAGATCACTAAACTTAGGATCAGAATTAAATTGGGACTGGTTTATTCTCTTAGTTGCAAAGACTGGTCTGAGATTTGCCGAAGCTTTAGCCTTAACGCCAGAAGATTTTGATTATGAAAAACAAAGTATTAAAATCAACAAATCTTGGAATTATAAAGAAAACGTTGGTCATTTTCAACCAACTAAAAATCCATCATCTAATCGAATAGTTATGGTTGATTGGCAGATAATGCAACAATTTAAGCAATTAACAGAAAACAAGATGCCAAAGAAGCCAATCTTTTTTGAAGAAAATCAGAGAGTATATAATTCAACTTTAAATCAGCGTTTAGCATCTTATTGTAAAAAAGCTGGCATTCCCCCAATTTCAATTCATGGATTAAGACATACACATGCATCATTATTACTTTATGAAGGTGTGTCAGTAGCAAGCGTTGCTAAACGGTTAGGCCATTCAAATACAACTACTACTCAAGAAACCTATATTCATATTATTCAAGAATTAGAAAATAAAGATAATGATAAAATTTTGTACCACTTAAGAAAACTATGA
- a CDS encoding branched-chain amino acid aminotransferase, whose protein sequence is MTKAKPEDFDWNNLGFKYHDLPYSWTDTFKDGQWQGGELTQDSNIVFNEAAEQLHYGQEVFEGLKAYRRKDGGINLFRPEQNAKRFTNSAKRLMMEPYPEDRFVEAVKQVVKANQDFVPPYGSDGTLYIRPFMIGSAPLVGVSPSDTYTFRIYATPVGPYVKGLHPMPYKVTDYDRAAHAGTGQAKTAGNYAGSLLPSIKAKKEGFADCLYLDPREHKYIDEFGGANFYGITAEGQFQTPKSDSILPSITKRSLLTLAQDMGLNPIETKIPFSDVERFVEVGAVGTAAVISPVASLTYHNHKYNFGNKNQPGPITEKLYNNLVGIQNGDLPDKFGWVVSVS, encoded by the coding sequence ATGACAAAAGCAAAGCCAGAAGATTTTGATTGGAACAATTTAGGTTTTAAGTATCATGATTTACCTTACAGCTGGACTGATACCTTTAAAGATGGTCAGTGGCAAGGTGGGGAATTGACTCAAGATTCTAATATTGTTTTTAACGAAGCTGCTGAACAACTTCATTATGGTCAAGAGGTTTTTGAAGGATTGAAGGCCTATCGTCGTAAAGATGGTGGTATTAACTTATTTAGACCTGAACAGAATGCTAAAAGATTTACTAATTCGGCAAAGCGCTTAATGATGGAACCTTATCCTGAAGATAGATTTGTAGAAGCGGTTAAGCAAGTGGTTAAAGCTAACCAAGATTTTGTTCCACCTTATGGTTCAGATGGTACTTTGTACATTCGCCCCTTTATGATTGGAAGTGCGCCACTAGTTGGTGTATCTCCTTCAGATACTTATACTTTTAGAATTTATGCGACACCAGTTGGCCCTTATGTTAAAGGATTACATCCAATGCCCTACAAGGTAACTGATTATGATCGTGCAGCCCATGCAGGAACTGGTCAAGCAAAAACGGCTGGAAACTACGCTGGCAGTTTATTACCAAGTATTAAAGCAAAAAAAGAAGGATTTGCGGATTGTTTATATCTGGATCCTCGTGAACATAAATATATTGATGAATTTGGTGGTGCTAACTTTTATGGAATTACTGCTGAAGGTCAATTCCAAACACCTAAATCTGATTCTATTTTACCATCCATCACTAAACGCTCATTATTAACTCTTGCACAAGATATGGGACTTAATCCAATTGAGACTAAAATTCCTTTTTCTGATGTTGAACGTTTTGTTGAAGTTGGAGCAGTTGGAACTGCTGCCGTAATTTCACCTGTTGCTTCTTTAACTTATCACAATCATAAATATAATTTCGGTAATAAAAATCAGCCTGGACCAATTACAGAAAAATTGTACAATAATTTGGTAGGTATCCAAAATGGTGATTTACCAGATAAATTTGGTTGGGTAGTTTCCGTAAGTTAG
- a CDS encoding RNA-guided endonuclease TnpB family protein produces MLKGIKLKLYPNMVQQEQLDLMFGNDRFVWNQMLAMMNKRYESNKQLPFLGKFKLNYLLKPLKVEYPFLKQSDSSSLQVINEFLTQAWKNFFNDKTGKIGKPKFHSRKYLRQSYTGKSTIKVAAKRYLKLPKLGYIKASKTNLLKNCKIKRYTLSLEPNGKYYIALQVQVPELKQFPKTNQAVGIDVSLANLAILSDGTKYHSFNGSYFEKKAKSWQRKYSKRKYQAQVLVAQDKNRQVLIPRSLESFKNWQKAQKQKAVYQAKIANQRKDYLHKLTTKIVKQYDVIVIEDLKTKNLQKNHKLAKSISNASWRIFRTMLEYKCRWYGKELITVDPRNTSRICYTCKFNSGEKGLEVREWTCPNCHVHHDRDINAAVNILNKGKSKLNGQGLAVVNS; encoded by the coding sequence CTGCTTAAAGGAATTAAATTAAAACTCTATCCTAATATGGTCCAACAAGAACAATTAGACTTAATGTTTGGTAATGATCGCTTTGTTTGGAACCAAATGTTAGCCATGATGAATAAACGTTATGAAAGCAACAAGCAGTTACCTTTTTTAGGAAAGTTCAAACTTAATTACTTGCTAAAACCCTTGAAAGTAGAATATCCCTTCTTAAAACAGAGCGATTCTTCTAGTTTGCAAGTTATAAATGAATTTCTAACGCAAGCCTGGAAGAACTTCTTTAATGATAAGACAGGCAAGATTGGTAAACCAAAGTTTCATTCTCGTAAGTACTTGCGGCAATCATATACGGGAAAATCCACAATTAAAGTAGCTGCTAAAAGATACTTAAAGCTTCCTAAGTTAGGATATATAAAAGCTAGTAAAACTAACCTTTTAAAGAATTGTAAAATCAAGCGTTACACCCTTAGTCTAGAACCTAATGGAAAATATTACATTGCTTTGCAAGTTCAAGTACCAGAGCTGAAGCAGTTCCCAAAAACAAATCAAGCTGTTGGCATTGATGTTAGTTTAGCTAACTTAGCGATCCTATCTGATGGAACAAAATACCATTCATTTAATGGTAGCTATTTTGAAAAGAAAGCAAAAAGTTGGCAGAGAAAGTATTCAAAACGTAAATATCAAGCTCAAGTTTTAGTAGCTCAAGATAAGAATCGCCAGGTGTTAATTCCAAGAAGTTTAGAAAGTTTCAAAAACTGGCAAAAAGCTCAGAAACAAAAAGCAGTCTATCAAGCAAAAATAGCCAACCAGCGCAAGGACTACCTACACAAGTTGACTACAAAAATTGTCAAGCAATATGATGTGATTGTAATTGAGGATTTGAAAACCAAGAATCTTCAAAAGAATCATAAACTAGCTAAGTCGATTTCAAATGCTTCATGGCGTATATTTAGAACAATGCTTGAATATAAATGTCGCTGGTATGGAAAAGAGTTGATCACTGTTGATCCAAGAAATACATCAAGAATTTGCTATACTTGCAAGTTTAACAGTGGTGAGAAAGGCTTAGAAGTGCGTGAATGGACTTGTCCAAACTGTCATGTTCATCACGATCGAGATATTAATGCGGCAGTTAATATCTTAAATAAAGGTAAATCAAAGCTAAATGGTCAGGGACTGGCCGTGGTAAATAGCTAA
- a CDS encoding phosphatase PAP2 family protein produces MKRFKYAVYIGLPIFLIFAISIIMHLAWINSFDSFFQEIVRSASGLDGVMKKITFLAKPVVDLVWMLILSVILWFRNKRALATSIVITLVSADIVGWIVKHLIQRSRPVGHLAADDGFSFPSGHTLGMGVLVIWIIMVLLPKIMKNRSHRLWIDTILILWLIIVMISRVYLLAHYPSDVCASVSLALLWVGVVELCLHALAKRLWDINV; encoded by the coding sequence ATGAAAAGATTTAAATATGCTGTATACATCGGCTTACCAATCTTTTTAATTTTTGCTATTTCAATTATTATGCATCTTGCATGGATTAACTCATTTGATAGTTTTTTCCAAGAAATAGTAAGAAGTGCTAGTGGCTTGGATGGTGTAATGAAAAAGATTACATTTTTGGCTAAACCAGTAGTTGATTTGGTATGGATGTTAATTTTATCAGTAATTCTTTGGTTTAGAAATAAGAGAGCGTTGGCTACAAGTATCGTGATTACTTTGGTAAGTGCAGATATTGTAGGTTGGATTGTAAAACATCTTATTCAGAGAAGCCGGCCGGTAGGACACCTAGCAGCTGACGATGGATTTAGCTTCCCAAGTGGACATACTTTAGGAATGGGTGTTTTGGTAATTTGGATAATTATGGTATTGCTTCCCAAAATTATGAAAAATCGCTCCCATCGGCTTTGGATTGATACTATTCTTATTCTTTGGCTAATCATTGTGATGATTTCTAGAGTTTACTTACTTGCTCACTATCCATCAGATGTTTGTGCTTCAGTTTCGTTAGCATTACTATGGGTAGGGGTAGTAGAACTTTGCTTACATGCTCTTGCGAAAAGACTTTGGGATATTAATGTATAA
- a CDS encoding amino acid permease, with protein sequence MKSKTSKVGLITFIGMTVALAASIRNIPDVAGSGWTMFFYMAVATLLFALPICLIAGEFGSAFPQKGGPELWVNNSLGQKFGFATSWLLWVQMFPGMVMVASALPPLLATAINQPKLGTNNIFTLIVILVVYWIITFLNMKFDMAKITGQVGSWLGIYIPLAIMTILGIIAVIKTGIHPTAILGHFSVDKLWPDPTDMKSLQFFSPIIFIFTGIEMSSVYITRLKKVSFYPIGVLVTLVFMFLLNTVNGFLEAAVVSPSAIDLNNIVQPVIIYDKILGLPSWIANVFSIMVFIGVSVQLSAWASGPGKTIVSSAQQGLYPPKFKFWKTDKFGDSHTILFTQATIISLFALVYLLIPAINTAFLDLVNATTVLYCIVYIFMAVGFIRLKIKEPNLKRPFKVGNLGMTWFIGLLLIATIIVALVATFAVGTWLNFIIVAVISIILTVLPFVIVHFHKDSWTQEVNELMAQQEKKN encoded by the coding sequence ATGAAAAGTAAGACATCAAAAGTTGGATTAATTACTTTCATAGGGATGACAGTAGCTCTAGCAGCAAGTATTCGTAATATTCCCGATGTTGCTGGTAGTGGCTGGACAATGTTTTTCTACATGGCTGTTGCTACTTTGCTCTTTGCTTTACCAATTTGTTTAATTGCTGGTGAGTTTGGGAGTGCATTCCCACAAAAAGGTGGTCCTGAATTATGGGTTAACAATTCTTTAGGACAGAAATTTGGCTTTGCAACTTCTTGGTTACTTTGGGTACAGATGTTTCCTGGAATGGTAATGGTTGCCTCTGCCCTTCCTCCTTTATTAGCTACTGCAATTAATCAACCAAAATTGGGAACTAACAATATTTTTACGTTAATTGTAATTTTAGTTGTTTATTGGATAATCACTTTTTTGAATATGAAGTTTGATATGGCTAAAATAACAGGACAAGTTGGATCATGGCTAGGTATTTATATCCCACTTGCGATTATGACAATTTTAGGAATTATTGCAGTCATTAAAACAGGAATTCATCCTACAGCTATTTTAGGTCACTTTTCTGTAGATAAGTTATGGCCAGATCCTACAGATATGAAATCACTGCAGTTCTTTTCGCCAATAATATTTATTTTTACTGGAATTGAAATGTCTTCAGTCTATATTACTAGACTTAAAAAAGTTTCATTTTATCCAATTGGAGTTTTAGTAACTTTAGTATTTATGTTTCTTTTAAATACTGTTAATGGCTTCTTAGAAGCAGCTGTTGTTTCTCCATCTGCAATCGACTTAAATAATATTGTCCAACCTGTTATCATCTATGATAAAATTTTGGGTCTCCCTTCTTGGATTGCTAATGTTTTTAGTATTATGGTTTTCATTGGAGTAAGTGTTCAACTATCTGCATGGGCTTCAGGACCAGGTAAGACGATTGTTTCTAGCGCCCAACAAGGTCTTTATCCACCCAAATTTAAATTTTGGAAGACTGATAAATTCGGTGATTCGCACACTATTCTATTTACACAAGCAACTATTATCTCCCTTTTTGCGTTAGTGTATCTATTAATTCCTGCGATTAATACAGCATTTCTTGATTTAGTAAATGCAACTACTGTTCTCTATTGCATTGTTTACATCTTCATGGCAGTTGGATTTATTAGGTTAAAAATTAAAGAGCCAAATTTAAAACGTCCTTTCAAAGTTGGAAATTTAGGTATGACTTGGTTTATCGGTCTATTATTAATTGCTACAATAATTGTTGCTCTAGTTGCTACTTTTGCTGTAGGAACTTGGTTAAACTTTATTATTGTAGCAGTCATTAGTATTATCCTTACTGTTTTACCATTTGTTATTGTACATTTTCACAAAGATTCATGGACACAGGAAGTTAATGAACTAATGGCCCAGCAAGAAAAGAAAAATTAG
- a CDS encoding NAD(P)-dependent oxidoreductase: MKVGFIGTGVMGTGIINNLLKAGNEVTVYNRTKAHAQEVLDNGAKWADNPADATKNNDVVMSMVGFPQDVEQIYYGQNGILAAATSKQVLVEMTTSKPSLAQKLDRDAREKGLHIIDAPVSGGDIGAKNGTLTMMVGGDKVDLEKITPLLKQFSSQIHYFGSAGSGQHAKMANQIMIAGTMTGMSEMLAYAKVANLNLQEVIKTVSGGAGENWSLSNYGPRILRNDYTPGFFAKHFLKDLRIALEEAEKMKLNLPATRDAKRLYEVLVDEKGLGNDGTQALIELWWK, from the coding sequence ATGAAAGTTGGTTTTATTGGTACCGGAGTAATGGGTACTGGAATTATTAATAATTTGCTTAAAGCAGGGAACGAAGTAACTGTTTATAATCGCACCAAGGCTCATGCACAAGAAGTGCTTGATAATGGCGCAAAGTGGGCGGATAATCCTGCAGATGCTACTAAAAATAATGATGTAGTTATGTCAATGGTGGGATTCCCACAAGATGTTGAGCAGATTTACTACGGTCAAAATGGAATTTTAGCTGCAGCAACTTCTAAGCAAGTTTTGGTAGAAATGACTACTAGTAAACCTTCTTTAGCACAAAAACTAGATAGGGATGCTCGAGAAAAAGGCTTACATATCATTGATGCACCAGTTTCAGGAGGAGATATTGGTGCTAAAAATGGTACCTTAACGATGATGGTTGGTGGAGATAAAGTAGATCTAGAAAAAATCACACCACTTTTGAAGCAATTTAGTAGTCAAATTCATTACTTTGGCTCTGCTGGTAGTGGCCAACATGCAAAAATGGCAAATCAAATCATGATTGCAGGTACTATGACTGGAATGAGTGAAATGCTTGCTTATGCTAAAGTAGCTAATTTAAACCTCCAAGAAGTAATTAAGACTGTTTCAGGAGGAGCGGGAGAAAATTGGAGTTTGAGTAATTATGGGCCCCGGATTTTAAGAAATGATTATACTCCTGGATTTTTTGCTAAACATTTTTTGAAAGACTTGCGGATTGCTCTGGAAGAAGCAGAAAAGATGAAGTTGAATTTGCCTGCTACTAGGGATGCCAAACGCCTTTATGAGGTTTTGGTAGATGAAAAGGGGCTTGGTAATGACGGAACGCAAGCCTTAATCGAGCTATGGTGGAAATAA
- a CDS encoding GNAT family N-acetyltransferase, translated as MKIKNFEFKTIEELSGREMFCIERLRINTFVTEQKITLPELDNIDLSAIHVYRLNEEKTNALATCRIFQDEKGKWFLGRVAVDRATRGQKLGKKMLEAVHKYLKEEKGASHLSCHAQQYVQKFYESLGYKTKGEVFQEAGIAHIMMTKNLG; from the coding sequence ATGAAAATTAAAAATTTTGAATTCAAAACGATTGAGGAATTGAGTGGAAGAGAAATGTTCTGTATCGAAAGATTACGAATTAATACATTTGTAACTGAACAAAAAATAACTCTTCCGGAGTTAGATAATATAGATTTAAGTGCTATCCATGTTTATCGACTTAATGAAGAGAAGACGAATGCTCTTGCGACTTGCAGAATTTTTCAAGATGAAAAAGGAAAGTGGTTTTTAGGTCGAGTTGCTGTTGATAGAGCTACTCGTGGACAAAAACTTGGAAAGAAAATGTTAGAAGCAGTCCATAAATATCTTAAAGAAGAAAAGGGTGCAAGCCATCTCTCTTGCCACGCTCAACAATATGTGCAAAAGTTTTATGAATCATTAGGTTATAAAACAAAGGGTGAAGTATTCCAAGAAGCTGGTATCGCTCACATTATGATGACCAAAAATTTAGGTTAA
- a CDS encoding 1-deoxy-D-xylulose-5-phosphate synthase yields MNQHPDYLLNNIKGPKDLRKLNIEQLNQLAQEIRTLILEKDSVEGGHLGPDLGIVEATIAYHYVFDAPKDKIVWDVSHQTYPHKMLTGRALAWLDPDHYEDVTPYTNPDESPYDYYAVGHTSTSIGLATGMAKARDLMGGHENITALIGDGSMTGGLAFEGLNNAAIEKHNLVIVLNDNQMSIDENVGGVVTMLEKLRNSDGKTPDNPFTAMGFDYRYVADGNNIKDMIEAFKAVKDVDHPIVLHINTLKGKGYQPAIDDEVGHHWVLPFDLKTDKTTVPAPKGPTANSIALDEVIRHIKKGENIMAINAAIPGVFGLGKIKKEYPEHYTDVGIAEQESVAFAAGAAKEGAVPVLFENSTFLQRAFDQLSHDVAANDLPVVMMVAGGGISNASKTHLGIFDQVMVGNLPNWNYLAPTTLNEERAMLDWAIKQRKHPVAIKMPTKPVPEGEKIEDPDYSTIHYQIIPGKNDIAVIALGDFYERGQKVAAELGATLVNPLSANILDKTALDDLAEKNQLIITLEDNSLDGGFGQKVASYVGSRTKVLNFGQIREYSDQTPLETLYEDNQLNVNQIVAAAKKEL; encoded by the coding sequence ATGAATCAACATCCAGATTATCTTTTAAATAATATTAAAGGGCCAAAAGATTTAAGAAAATTAAATATTGAACAATTAAACCAACTAGCTCAAGAAATTAGAACTTTAATTTTAGAAAAAGACTCTGTGGAAGGAGGTCACTTAGGACCTGATTTAGGAATTGTTGAAGCCACAATTGCCTACCACTATGTTTTTGATGCTCCTAAAGATAAAATAGTTTGGGATGTTTCGCACCAAACTTACCCACATAAGATGCTTACTGGACGTGCATTAGCTTGGCTTGATCCAGATCACTATGAAGATGTTACTCCTTATACCAATCCAGATGAGAGTCCATATGACTACTATGCAGTAGGGCATACCTCTACTTCAATCGGTTTAGCTACGGGAATGGCTAAAGCCCGTGATTTAATGGGAGGTCATGAAAATATCACTGCCTTAATTGGGGATGGTTCAATGACTGGTGGATTAGCATTTGAAGGACTTAATAATGCAGCTATTGAGAAACATAATTTGGTCATTGTTTTAAATGATAATCAAATGTCAATTGATGAAAATGTTGGTGGAGTAGTTACCATGCTTGAAAAACTACGTAATTCTGACGGAAAAACTCCAGATAATCCTTTTACAGCAATGGGATTTGATTATCGTTATGTAGCAGATGGTAATAATATTAAGGATATGATTGAAGCATTTAAAGCTGTAAAAGATGTCGATCATCCAATTGTTCTTCACATTAACACTCTAAAAGGTAAAGGTTACCAACCAGCTATTGACGATGAAGTTGGACACCATTGGGTACTTCCATTTGATTTAAAGACCGATAAAACTACAGTACCAGCACCAAAGGGACCTACTGCAAACTCTATTGCTTTAGATGAAGTCATTCGCCACATTAAAAAAGGAGAAAATATTATGGCAATTAACGCAGCTATTCCAGGAGTATTCGGCTTAGGAAAAATTAAAAAGGAATACCCTGAACACTACACTGACGTTGGAATTGCTGAACAAGAATCTGTAGCCTTTGCGGCAGGAGCTGCAAAAGAGGGGGCTGTCCCAGTTTTATTTGAAAATTCTACTTTCTTACAACGTGCCTTTGATCAACTTTCTCATGATGTTGCCGCAAATGACTTACCAGTAGTAATGATGGTTGCAGGTGGGGGAATTTCTAATGCTTCAAAAACACACTTAGGGATTTTCGATCAAGTAATGGTCGGTAATTTACCTAATTGGAATTATTTAGCACCTACTACTTTAAATGAAGAACGTGCAATGCTTGATTGGGCAATTAAGCAACGTAAGCATCCAGTTGCAATTAAAATGCCAACTAAACCAGTGCCAGAAGGTGAAAAAATTGAAGATCCTGACTATAGCACTATTCACTATCAAATTATTCCCGGTAAAAATGATATTGCTGTAATTGCTTTAGGGGACTTTTATGAACGTGGTCAAAAAGTCGCAGCAGAATTAGGAGCAACTTTAGTAAATCCACTTTCAGCAAATATTTTAGATAAAACAGCTCTAGATGATTTGGCTGAAAAGAATCAATTAATCATTACTTTAGAAGATAATTCTTTAGATGGTGGCTTTGGTCAAAAAGTGGCCAGTTATGTTGGTAGTAGAACTAAAGTGCTTAACTTTGGTCAGATTCGTGAATATAGCGATCAAACTCCACTTGAAACTTTATATGAAGATAATCAACTTAATGTGAACCAAATTGTAGCAGCTGCTAAAAAGGAATTATAA
- a CDS encoding glycosyltransferase: MKILLVIDDFGCQTNGLSISTQRFKKEFEKLGHEVRILGNEANGAVDYPLPVQKLPFFQKIIDKQGFQLARSQRKMVNKAVSWAEAVILETPFPVSAVVGKVAAKKHKKLAAMFHIYPENILYSVPFLNYKWSNHLLLNFAKKIAYRHVTDIFCPTEKVAHYLRKNNFKQKLHVISNGISNTYLVKRPEQTDHCFTILCIGRFSHEKKQEVLLRALKYLPKNIRVIFAGQGPLEKNYRNLAKHLPQQITFSYYKPQQLQKIMQKSDLVVHCADIEIEGMACMEAFASGCVPIIADAPLSSTSSYALTKNNLFPAGDSRALAKKILFWKNHPKQLQKMSQEYQQYAHTLSIEKSAKKMLNILQIMPLAK, encoded by the coding sequence ATGAAGATTTTACTTGTTATTGATGATTTTGGCTGTCAAACAAATGGCTTGTCCATTTCTACCCAGCGCTTTAAAAAAGAATTTGAAAAATTAGGTCATGAAGTTAGAATTTTAGGTAATGAAGCAAATGGAGCGGTGGATTATCCTCTTCCAGTACAAAAATTACCTTTTTTTCAAAAAATCATTGATAAACAAGGTTTTCAATTGGCTCGTTCACAACGCAAGATGGTTAATAAGGCTGTATCTTGGGCAGAGGCAGTGATTTTAGAGACACCTTTCCCTGTTTCAGCAGTTGTAGGCAAAGTAGCTGCTAAAAAGCACAAAAAGTTAGCCGCAATGTTTCATATTTATCCAGAAAATATTTTATATTCTGTCCCTTTTCTAAATTACAAATGGTCTAATCACTTATTACTTAACTTTGCTAAAAAAATTGCTTACCGTCATGTGACAGATATTTTTTGCCCAACAGAAAAAGTAGCCCACTACCTTAGAAAAAATAATTTCAAGCAAAAATTGCATGTCATCTCTAATGGCATCAGTAATACCTATTTAGTTAAGCGCCCAGAGCAAACAGACCACTGTTTTACAATCTTGTGCATCGGAAGATTTTCGCATGAGAAAAAACAGGAAGTCTTGTTACGAGCATTAAAATATCTTCCTAAAAATATTAGAGTAATTTTTGCTGGCCAAGGACCTTTAGAAAAAAATTATCGAAACTTAGCCAAACACCTACCTCAACAAATTACTTTTTCTTACTATAAACCTCAGCAATTACAAAAAATTATGCAAAAAAGTGATTTAGTAGTTCATTGTGCAGATATTGAAATTGAAGGGATGGCTTGTATGGAGGCCTTCGCAAGTGGATGTGTACCAATAATTGCTGATGCTCCACTTTCTTCCACCTCTTCTTATGCCTTGACTAAAAACAATCTTTTCCCTGCAGGTGATAGTAGAGCTCTGGCTAAAAAAATACTTTTTTGGAAAAATCATCCCAAACAACTACAAAAAATGAGCCAAGAATATCAGCAATATGCACACACCTTATCAATTGAAAAATCTGCTAAAAAGATGCTTAATATCCTGCAGATAATGCCGCTGGCAAAATAA